In Vibrio diazotrophicus, the following proteins share a genomic window:
- a CDS encoding GGDEF domain-containing protein, which translates to MGALEQDIQIQLHQLKMQLEQTRLTHRDSSLKFKLEQKVLKRIVASLSLACKGEDSRLNQNLVELREALEQQKDVSILIPRLAVLERMLKKQTLDTEKQNQHLDEQVKHSGEVLLRIPGLPSKIKRDLRDLLSFSTGQNLSKVEQALRLLTIYERSIKIITSNPNAVVEELTQSADKEILLKLNEELQQLITELDFEGESGDLLSDIRAKLLIGVSTQVLLELTLEVLKLVVAGTNYERKTSEKFLEQVNASLSTSLKSSALNVEQSHNYFEHRKDMHRELSSLVSRSQTAVRDGTEINALKNTLNPLMSELASLSERLTLAEAREQALIERMDYTKNQMETLFEVTQDYRRRLEDQAQRMLQDPLTKVYNRTAFNDRLELEYRRWIRAQHNLRVVMLDIDKFKVINDSFGYTAGDKALKIIARTIKNNIEDTDTVARFSGEEFVLLLPERSDSECYQIVQKIQRSISHLPFKFRDKNITITLSAASTLFKDSDSPEIVLERLHLALNNGKKFGPNQITWK; encoded by the coding sequence ATGGGCGCATTAGAGCAAGATATCCAGATTCAGTTACACCAACTCAAAATGCAGTTGGAACAGACGCGTTTAACACACAGGGATAGCTCGCTCAAATTTAAACTAGAGCAAAAAGTCCTAAAACGAATCGTCGCATCACTCAGTCTTGCCTGTAAGGGCGAGGATAGTCGCCTCAACCAAAATTTGGTCGAATTACGAGAAGCGCTTGAGCAGCAGAAAGATGTCAGCATTTTAATTCCTCGCTTGGCCGTATTGGAGCGCATGTTGAAGAAGCAAACGTTAGACACCGAAAAGCAGAACCAACATTTAGATGAACAGGTAAAGCATAGCGGTGAAGTATTACTACGCATCCCTGGTTTACCGTCTAAAATCAAACGCGATCTTCGTGATCTTCTCAGTTTTTCGACTGGGCAGAATCTGTCTAAAGTAGAGCAAGCTTTACGCCTTCTTACTATCTATGAACGCTCAATAAAAATCATCACCTCAAATCCGAATGCCGTCGTTGAAGAGCTGACTCAAAGTGCAGACAAAGAAATTCTTCTTAAGTTAAACGAAGAGCTACAACAGCTCATCACTGAGCTTGATTTTGAAGGTGAGTCTGGAGATTTACTGAGTGATATTCGAGCTAAGCTGCTGATCGGTGTTAGTACACAAGTTTTACTCGAACTCACACTAGAAGTATTGAAGCTGGTTGTCGCTGGCACGAATTACGAAAGAAAGACGTCTGAAAAGTTTTTAGAGCAGGTGAACGCATCTTTGTCCACCAGCTTAAAAAGCTCTGCCCTGAACGTTGAACAAAGCCATAACTATTTCGAACACCGCAAAGATATGCATCGGGAACTGAGTTCTCTGGTCTCAAGAAGTCAAACTGCGGTTCGAGATGGTACTGAAATCAACGCTCTTAAAAACACTTTAAATCCATTAATGAGCGAATTAGCTTCGCTCTCTGAACGACTGACACTGGCAGAAGCTCGTGAACAAGCGTTAATTGAGCGTATGGATTACACCAAAAACCAAATGGAAACGCTTTTCGAAGTGACGCAAGATTATCGTCGTCGCCTAGAAGATCAAGCTCAGCGCATGCTGCAAGATCCGCTCACCAAGGTTTACAACCGTACTGCATTTAATGACCGTCTAGAACTCGAATACCGTCGCTGGATTCGCGCACAACACAACCTTCGCGTTGTTATGCTCGATATCGACAAATTCAAAGTGATCAATGACAGTTTTGGTTATACCGCCGGTGATAAAGCACTGAAAATTATCGCTCGCACTATCAAGAACAACATTGAAGATACTGATACTGTAGCGCGCTTTTCTGGTGAAGAGTTTGTGTTGTTACTGCCAGAGCGTTCTGATTCAGAGTGCTACCAGATTGTGCAAAAAATTCAGCGCAGCATTTCCCATTTGCCGTTTAAGTTCCGTGACAAAAACATCACTATCACTTTAAGCGCAGCAAGTACCTTGTTTAAAGACTCTGATTCTCCTGAAATCGTTCTTGAGCGCCTACATTTAGCGCTGAATAACGGGAAAAAATTTGGTCCAAATCAGATCACTTGGAAATAA